The Amycolatopsis umgeniensis DNA segment GCACCTCGACGCCGAGGTCGGCCTGCGCCCGGAGCACGGCGAGCCAGAGCTCGCGCTCCAGCACGACCTTGTGTTCCGGGGACCACAGTTCGACCAGCTCAGGCGAGGCGTAGCGGCCGGCGAGCACGTTGGGGATGAGGGGCTTGTCCGTCACGCGGCCAGACTAACCGGCCGCCATCCGGTCTAGGCCAGGGCGGCTTGCAGCATGCGCGCGGCGGCGGCCCTCGGTTCCGGGTCGACCTCGATCAGCGCGTTGACCACGGCGCCGTCCACCAGGGCGACCAGGCGCTCCAGTTCGACGGCGTCCACCGGCGTGCCGGAGCGCGCGAAGATCTCGTGGAGCAGCTCGTACAGCTGCGCGGACAGCGTGCGCATCAGGGGCCGGAGGTACGGCCGGCGGCCTGTCCCGACGAGGCGTTCGTAGCGCAGGAGGACCGCTTCGGCGTCGGCCTCGCGATCCGGGCGGAGTGGGCCGAGGAGCATGTCCAGCACCAGGTCGACGGTGGCCTCGACGCCGCGGTTGCGGGTCGCCAGCTCGTCGAGCTTCCGCCGTCCGGTCTCGAGTTCCTGGTTCGCGTGATGCTCGACCGCCGCGGTGACGAGCTCTTCGAGTGAGTCGAAGTAGTACGTCGTCGAAGCGAGCGGCAGACCCGCGCGTTCGGCGACCGCACGGTGCCGCACCGCGTCGAAACCGCCTTCGGCGAGCAGTGCCGCGGCGGACTCGATGAGCTCGGCGCGCCTTCGCTCACCCTTCGGCGTTGTCGCTGCGGCAGTCATGACGGGCCATTTTGCCAGGCGCGCTCAGTAGCGGGCGGCGAGCACGGCGACGAACCTGTCGACGTCGGACTCGGGGAAGGCGGGCCTGCCGGAGCCGTCACCGAGGCTCACCACGACCACCAGCGATCCCTTGGCCGTCGTCCGCTGCGCGCTGGACGCCCCGGTGGGCGTCGGCGGCACGGACGCGCCCGCCGGGAAGACCGCGGCGGCCACCGAGCCACCCGGCA contains these protein-coding regions:
- a CDS encoding TetR/AcrR family transcriptional regulator, whose protein sequence is MTAAATTPKGERRRAELIESAAALLAEGGFDAVRHRAVAERAGLPLASTTYYFDSLEELVTAAVEHHANQELETGRRKLDELATRNRGVEATVDLVLDMLLGPLRPDREADAEAVLLRYERLVGTGRRPYLRPLMRTLSAQLYELLHEIFARSGTPVDAVELERLVALVDGAVVNALIEVDPEPRAAAARMLQAALA